The following are from one region of the Rhodopirellula sp. P2 genome:
- a CDS encoding ABC transporter permease, whose amino-acid sequence MRGKNFGIFALLIAIVVVATWLEGNFVAAANLKTLIRDTSLYGLISIGVAMVIITGGIDLSIGSLIALCGVMMVQVIDVRYERYESVGSIVEIERPEEGDTRLRMDAVMDPIRAGDRMVYAGAFSESKVYLTGEVTEDGNVWLTTGNPVRSLQPGTAVSMERIRYTNPLLACGLVLLAGALIGALHGLLVTRAHLQPFVVTLCGLLVYRGLARVWTGDDQVGLGSALADFKATVTGNVFEFPLPLVAKLSGASESWSEWTWIAFPFTGVLLILVAFVAWVFLEHSVAGRHLLAVGENEEAARFSGIRTERLIVMAYVVSGLLAALAGILFLLEWNSVQPGSSGNFYELYAIAAAVLGGCSLRGGRGAVFGVIAGAAVMRCLYKAIVVLGIEQQWEMVIIGGALLASVLFDEIWRRYQLWKSAIKVGTSA is encoded by the coding sequence ATGCGTGGCAAGAATTTTGGCATCTTCGCGTTGCTGATCGCGATTGTGGTCGTCGCCACTTGGTTGGAGGGCAACTTTGTTGCCGCCGCCAACTTGAAGACGCTGATCCGTGACACCAGTTTGTACGGGTTGATCTCGATTGGTGTGGCGATGGTGATCATCACCGGCGGCATCGATCTGTCGATTGGATCGTTGATCGCTCTGTGCGGGGTGATGATGGTTCAGGTCATCGACGTGCGGTATGAACGCTACGAGTCGGTCGGGAGCATCGTGGAGATCGAGCGACCGGAGGAAGGTGACACGCGTCTTCGCATGGACGCGGTCATGGATCCGATCCGCGCCGGCGACCGGATGGTTTACGCGGGTGCATTCAGCGAGTCGAAGGTTTACCTGACTGGCGAAGTCACCGAAGACGGCAACGTTTGGTTGACGACCGGGAACCCGGTGCGTTCGTTGCAGCCTGGAACCGCGGTGTCGATGGAACGCATCCGCTACACCAATCCATTGCTCGCGTGCGGACTGGTGTTGCTGGCGGGGGCGTTGATCGGCGCCCTGCACGGGTTGCTTGTGACACGGGCTCACTTGCAACCCTTTGTGGTGACCCTGTGTGGGTTGCTCGTGTATCGCGGATTGGCACGCGTTTGGACGGGGGACGATCAAGTCGGATTGGGCAGCGCGCTGGCCGACTTCAAAGCGACCGTGACCGGAAACGTCTTTGAATTCCCACTGCCGTTGGTCGCGAAGTTATCGGGCGCATCGGAGTCGTGGTCCGAGTGGACTTGGATCGCATTCCCTTTCACAGGCGTTCTGTTGATCCTGGTCGCGTTTGTGGCCTGGGTGTTTCTGGAACACAGCGTCGCCGGTCGCCATCTCTTGGCCGTCGGCGAAAATGAAGAGGCGGCCCGCTTCAGTGGCATTCGCACCGAGCGTTTGATCGTGATGGCGTATGTGGTCAGCGGGTTGCTGGCGGCACTCGCGGGGATTCTGTTTCTGTTGGAGTGGAACTCGGTGCAACCCGGTTCGAGCGGCAATTTCTACGAGCTTTACGCGATCGCGGCCGCGGTGCTGGGCGGGTGCTCGCTGCGTGGTGGTCGCGGCGCCGTGTTCGGCGTGATCGCAGGTGCGGCGGTGATGCGTTGCCTCTACAAAGCCATTGTGGTCTTGGGCATTGAGCAGCAGTGGGAGATGGTCATCATCGGTGGCGCGCTGTTGGCCAGCGTGCTGTTCGATGAGATTTGGCGACGCTACCAATTGTGGAAATCGGCGATCAAGGTTGGAACGTCAGCGTGA
- a CDS encoding S1C family serine protease has product MLPTSDQLDVARDRLFDELAEEVEHFDRLGNLVRRVSHLVKPSVIHIEAHKTQGSGATAESFDEAGSGVVLDVAGESWVLTNRHVIKGAAADQIVMRTSDGRRWVPEKILMDPNTDVAVMKLSPSIAGIESAERDSIRRGTSSFAKMPPAARLANSDQVQIGDFVIAIGSPFGLSHSVTFGILSAKGRRDLSLGDERIDLQDFFQTDAAINPGNSGGPLLNLRGEVIALNTAIASSSGGSEGIGFAIPINMAARVAQELIVHGRLRRGYLGVTLDPNFAAADLSPASGIYASMKITPDFESRLGSQEEIKLGGARVKDIRPGSPAELAHLQRGDIILQFDSINVEDDDHLVALAGMAQPEQRPISMVILRDGKRYRTEVTLTFQP; this is encoded by the coding sequence ATGCTGCCCACGTCGGACCAACTCGACGTGGCACGGGATCGCTTGTTCGATGAACTGGCCGAAGAAGTGGAACACTTTGACCGGTTAGGCAACTTGGTCCGCCGGGTCAGTCACTTGGTCAAACCAAGTGTGATCCACATCGAGGCTCACAAGACACAGGGCAGCGGAGCGACCGCCGAGTCGTTTGATGAAGCTGGCAGCGGTGTCGTTCTCGACGTCGCTGGGGAATCTTGGGTGTTGACCAATCGTCACGTCATCAAAGGCGCTGCGGCCGATCAAATCGTGATGCGAACCAGTGATGGCCGGCGTTGGGTTCCGGAAAAGATCTTGATGGATCCCAACACCGATGTCGCGGTCATGAAACTGTCCCCTTCCATCGCGGGAATCGAATCGGCCGAACGAGATTCCATCCGTCGTGGGACCAGCTCGTTTGCCAAGATGCCACCGGCAGCTCGATTGGCCAACAGCGACCAAGTTCAAATTGGCGACTTCGTGATCGCGATTGGCAGCCCGTTTGGACTCAGCCACTCGGTCACCTTCGGAATCCTCAGTGCCAAAGGGCGTCGTGATTTGTCACTCGGCGACGAGCGAATCGACCTGCAGGATTTCTTCCAGACCGATGCGGCCATCAACCCGGGCAACAGCGGTGGCCCCCTGCTGAACCTGCGGGGGGAAGTGATTGCACTCAACACCGCCATCGCCAGCAGCAGTGGCGGCAGTGAGGGAATTGGATTCGCCATCCCGATCAACATGGCCGCTCGGGTGGCCCAGGAATTGATCGTTCACGGTCGCCTTCGCCGCGGGTACCTCGGTGTCACGTTGGATCCCAACTTCGCCGCTGCCGATCTGTCACCCGCCTCGGGGATCTATGCCTCGATGAAGATCACCCCCGACTTCGAATCGCGATTGGGTTCGCAAGAAGAAATCAAGCTCGGTGGGGCTCGGGTGAAGGACATCCGTCCCGGTTCACCAGCGGAATTGGCCCACCTGCAACGTGGCGACATCATCCTGCAGTTTGATTCCATCAACGTGGAAGACGACGATCACTTGGTGGCCTTGGCTGGCATGGCACAACCGGAACAACGTCCGATCTCGATGGTCATCCTTCGCGATGGCAAACGCTATCGCACCGAAGTCACGCTGACGTTCCAACCTTGA
- a CDS encoding cadherin domain-containing protein, giving the protein MKRTTWKARPSLSRTEAKKARIRSESQKRSRRRRSRMETLESRHLLAAISGEVFLDLNQDSMQQATEDGAADVRVYLDENVNGLMDEGEESVLTDSAGIFSFSQLPAGEYHVRVLPGQGLVQTAPQASFGLLETVTDESGVNVRASQAFQFGTNEVDNKRVVELLGQPIVSRLDGITRINDGDLLAVDTRANEVFRINPSNGEITRLGTTNVDIVGGVAYDAVTDSVYTLVRGGGDNSLRRLARLDVNTAKATLIGGGRSGLASVADITFDPVNRRLIGFDDTDNEFFAFDLFGNGQTLSYSSRSVDTFTMSLAGSDLTAGLPAGSTYVTMFDADDTNLVSTILVDVDTGEVTDSFFVSQPIKPVALTRPTTGNNSQYVEVTEFQTVAGLEFGITQDVIGFRVRPSNPESGVGALGQEGLTVVGGAIGPDVVEVTLNRRPEADVVFNLAVSAPGGSNPGVTLETNQLVFTPDDWDQVRRVLVSPDSDNSVNVITNIDLEISVDRDVSDPAWGDLPLKSVGVRVLPPVLSVDLNQPVINELMIDAGFTADFSNLNDQYIELRGTPNERLANGTYFIAISEDNSNEGSVETIIDLSGQTFGANGFLVLLQEGNTYEAAFGSRVLESDQSGFLGLPDGIYSDESNNGSLFRTFDNRGYFLIQTDVPPALGDDIDTDDDQRADEGGLLSTWHVLDAVSIQDYVFGDNFAYAPILFAENISSTSRSYVLPPGGTVVEADGYGYVGRLGDSIGSSAEDWVFGTPVDAADGSAIDFETGGKHELLASSVSQPALADRLLNHIGESNFVGGVRGQILLAPSAGAIANGAPADLRLPGQGITVFADTNGNDRLDDLTFVVEPDDVVPPFDPLDPTVQDLTYVLTNEYPGVTITSTSGSFFSNTPVLAERQYLSGRISGNRVFSDGGFQQFSTFNRLRFDFYRPVKSVSIDALGSAFTSLVSYGRLDAYNADGELIATAVSGVLVNGRRETVSLSVPSDEIVRVEAYSDTTITGGTTFGAFDRLTYVQSEASTETDQDGIYELRSLFEGNYDLQVQTGSGATALLGTAEHPFTVSRFENHVFEDVFRVNTLPRTSDQVILVDENLPVGTEIMVQQADDADQPVDGGVPLLYEIIGGNSAGLVVDSGTGNLTVTGEADLDFETDPNRIITMRITDAAGAKTTNRITISLRDINEAPVVQDTPLVVTEDVPAGSAIGRIQAFDPDIAYNQQLSFELVGGEAQNDFSVDPVTGVVTLLNAGSLDFENNTQRRLLVRVSDDAAIPAENIVEQLILVLNENDRPTISQTQFALPEAATGELFRLEVNDPDEGQTHHFDVVGGSAANFLRVTQEGAVRLLPGAELDFESFPNMTLRLRVSDNGSPPLAETVNIQISLLDVNESPKLQPTVVQFNEGSVPSADQILTLVDPEQRPQDHSIEWLDGPSNSLFEFVAGTGAEAGTGTLRIASGVELDYEDQAVHQLTFRITDTVDNSVLPVTASLLVEVLNRNESPSITTERVVVSEVPYPNGAPSSSDGWVIVGRIGVTDPDGDVVTTQLVGGTGFGNFDLDPNSRLLRVRPNAVFDADVPGAPPLTLVVRADDGTASTDRTLTVQVNNVNEPPVFDMPLANATFQDRALVSGQYLEIQLPDNMVSDPEGGNFSIRIFGESGTLPSWMKYDIETQTLTGTPRPLDTGVYHLTARALEFGPRPLATDVQFTLTVAMGTTPFQNGRNRYDVDSNQSVAPLDALRIINYLQTNGPGALDPGSMGSFPGFLDVSGNGEVTSLDALLVINEINRMANEAAQAVAGAEPIAVETSVDDFLRREDAVDEVLAAELNTPTLF; this is encoded by the coding sequence ATGAAACGCACCACTTGGAAAGCTCGACCTTCTCTGTCCCGCACCGAAGCGAAGAAAGCTCGCATTCGTTCCGAAAGTCAGAAACGTTCCAGGCGGCGACGCAGCCGAATGGAGACGCTGGAAAGCCGTCATCTGTTGGCGGCGATCAGTGGCGAAGTGTTTTTGGATCTCAACCAAGACAGCATGCAACAGGCCACCGAAGACGGTGCTGCCGACGTGCGTGTTTACTTGGATGAGAACGTCAATGGACTCATGGATGAAGGCGAGGAATCAGTCCTGACGGACTCCGCAGGGATCTTCTCGTTCTCGCAGTTACCAGCGGGGGAATACCACGTTCGTGTGTTGCCGGGACAGGGCTTGGTTCAAACCGCCCCGCAAGCTTCGTTTGGTTTGTTGGAAACCGTGACGGATGAATCGGGAGTGAATGTTCGCGCTTCGCAAGCGTTCCAGTTTGGAACGAACGAGGTCGACAACAAACGTGTGGTGGAGTTGCTTGGTCAACCCATCGTCAGTCGGCTCGACGGCATCACCCGAATCAATGACGGTGATCTGCTGGCAGTGGACACCCGTGCCAACGAGGTGTTTCGAATCAACCCCAGCAACGGTGAGATCACTCGCTTGGGCACCACCAACGTCGACATCGTCGGCGGGGTGGCTTACGACGCAGTGACGGACAGTGTCTACACCTTGGTGCGAGGTGGTGGTGACAATTCATTGCGTCGTCTGGCGCGGTTGGATGTGAACACGGCCAAAGCGACTTTGATCGGTGGGGGACGTTCGGGGCTGGCATCGGTCGCGGACATCACGTTTGATCCTGTCAATCGAAGGTTGATTGGATTCGACGACACGGACAATGAGTTCTTTGCATTTGACTTGTTCGGAAACGGCCAAACGCTGTCCTATTCGTCGCGAAGCGTTGACACGTTCACGATGAGTTTGGCTGGTTCGGATCTCACAGCAGGACTGCCGGCGGGCAGCACCTACGTGACCATGTTCGACGCCGATGACACCAATTTGGTTTCGACCATTTTGGTGGATGTCGACACGGGGGAGGTGACCGATTCATTTTTCGTCAGTCAACCGATCAAGCCTGTGGCGCTGACTCGTCCGACGACGGGCAACAACTCTCAGTATGTGGAAGTGACAGAATTCCAAACCGTTGCCGGTTTGGAATTTGGGATCACACAGGACGTGATCGGATTTCGAGTTCGTCCGAGCAACCCGGAATCCGGGGTGGGAGCCTTGGGCCAAGAAGGGCTGACGGTGGTCGGCGGTGCCATTGGTCCCGACGTGGTGGAAGTGACCTTGAACCGGCGTCCGGAGGCGGACGTCGTTTTCAACCTGGCGGTTTCGGCGCCTGGCGGAAGCAACCCTGGTGTGACATTGGAAACCAACCAGCTTGTTTTCACGCCGGATGATTGGGACCAAGTCCGTCGGGTGTTGGTGTCACCGGACTCTGACAATTCAGTCAACGTGATCACCAACATCGATCTTGAGATTTCGGTTGACCGTGACGTGTCGGATCCCGCGTGGGGCGATCTGCCGCTGAAAAGTGTGGGGGTGCGTGTGTTGCCTCCTGTGTTGTCGGTGGATCTGAATCAGCCAGTGATCAATGAATTGATGATCGACGCTGGTTTCACCGCGGACTTCAGCAATCTCAACGATCAGTACATCGAACTGCGAGGCACACCGAACGAGCGATTGGCCAACGGGACGTATTTCATCGCGATTTCGGAAGACAACTCCAACGAAGGATCCGTCGAAACCATCATCGACCTGTCCGGACAAACCTTTGGGGCCAATGGTTTCCTGGTTCTGCTGCAGGAAGGCAACACCTACGAAGCCGCGTTTGGTTCGCGAGTTCTGGAAAGCGATCAATCCGGTTTCTTGGGGCTACCCGATGGGATTTATTCGGATGAGTCCAACAACGGTTCCTTGTTTCGGACCTTTGACAATCGCGGCTACTTCTTGATTCAAACCGATGTCCCACCAGCGCTGGGGGATGACATTGACACGGATGATGACCAACGAGCGGACGAAGGTGGTTTGTTGTCGACTTGGCACGTGCTGGATGCGGTCTCGATCCAAGACTATGTCTTTGGTGACAACTTCGCTTACGCACCGATTCTGTTTGCGGAGAACATCAGTTCGACATCACGCAGTTATGTGTTGCCACCAGGCGGAACGGTGGTGGAAGCCGATGGATACGGTTACGTCGGACGACTGGGGGATTCCATTGGTTCGTCCGCGGAAGATTGGGTTTTCGGAACACCGGTTGATGCCGCCGATGGATCAGCGATTGATTTTGAAACGGGCGGCAAGCATGAACTGCTGGCGTCCTCGGTTTCGCAGCCTGCGCTCGCGGACCGGTTGCTCAACCACATTGGAGAAAGCAACTTCGTGGGCGGTGTTCGCGGGCAGATTTTGTTGGCACCCTCCGCGGGCGCCATCGCAAACGGGGCCCCGGCGGATTTGAGGTTGCCCGGTCAGGGCATCACGGTCTTTGCTGACACCAACGGCAACGACCGCTTGGACGATTTGACATTCGTCGTGGAACCGGATGATGTGGTCCCACCGTTTGATCCGCTGGACCCAACGGTCCAGGACCTGACGTATGTGCTGACCAACGAGTACCCGGGAGTCACGATCACCAGCACGAGTGGGAGCTTTTTCTCGAACACGCCTGTGTTGGCCGAACGCCAGTACTTGAGTGGCCGGATCAGCGGCAACCGCGTCTTCAGCGACGGTGGTTTTCAGCAGTTCTCGACCTTCAATCGCTTGCGGTTTGATTTCTATCGCCCCGTCAAATCCGTGTCCATCGATGCGCTCGGCAGTGCCTTTACCTCACTGGTTTCTTATGGGCGTCTGGACGCCTACAACGCCGACGGTGAGTTGATCGCCACCGCTGTCAGTGGTGTGTTGGTCAACGGTCGCCGCGAAACGGTGAGCTTGTCGGTGCCCTCCGATGAGATTGTTCGTGTCGAAGCCTACTCGGACACCACAATCACCGGTGGGACAACGTTTGGTGCCTTTGATCGATTGACCTACGTGCAAAGCGAAGCGTCCACGGAAACCGATCAGGACGGCATCTATGAATTGCGTTCGTTGTTTGAGGGCAACTATGACTTGCAGGTTCAAACCGGAAGCGGGGCGACCGCCTTGCTCGGCACCGCCGAACATCCTTTCACCGTGTCACGCTTTGAGAACCATGTGTTTGAAGATGTGTTCCGTGTCAACACACTTCCCAGAACCTCCGACCAAGTGATCTTGGTTGATGAGAATTTGCCAGTTGGAACCGAGATCATGGTTCAGCAAGCCGATGATGCGGATCAGCCGGTCGATGGCGGCGTGCCACTGCTGTACGAAATCATCGGTGGGAATTCAGCAGGATTGGTCGTTGATTCAGGAACGGGCAACTTGACCGTTACCGGCGAAGCTGACCTGGATTTCGAGACCGATCCCAATCGAATCATCACGATGCGAATCACCGATGCCGCCGGTGCAAAAACAACCAATCGCATCACGATTTCGCTGCGTGATATCAACGAGGCGCCTGTCGTGCAGGACACGCCTTTGGTGGTCACCGAAGACGTGCCGGCGGGTTCTGCGATTGGACGGATCCAAGCGTTTGATCCGGACATCGCCTACAACCAACAGCTGTCCTTTGAGTTGGTCGGTGGCGAAGCTCAGAATGATTTCAGCGTTGACCCGGTGACCGGGGTGGTGACGTTGTTGAATGCCGGCAGCTTGGATTTCGAAAACAACACGCAGCGAAGGTTGTTGGTTCGCGTCAGCGATGACGCCGCGATTCCAGCCGAGAATATCGTCGAACAGCTGATCTTGGTTCTCAACGAGAACGATCGGCCGACGATTTCACAGACTCAGTTCGCGTTGCCAGAAGCCGCGACCGGTGAACTGTTCCGTTTGGAAGTCAACGATCCCGATGAAGGCCAGACGCATCACTTTGATGTCGTTGGCGGAAGCGCGGCCAACTTCCTTCGGGTCACACAAGAAGGTGCTGTGCGGTTGTTGCCAGGTGCTGAATTGGACTTTGAGTCGTTCCCGAACATGACGTTGAGGCTTCGTGTCAGCGACAACGGGAGCCCACCACTGGCGGAAACGGTGAACATTCAGATTTCCTTGTTGGATGTGAATGAATCACCGAAGTTGCAGCCCACGGTGGTGCAGTTCAATGAGGGCAGCGTTCCTTCCGCCGATCAAATCTTGACGTTGGTGGATCCTGAACAGCGTCCTCAAGATCACAGCATTGAATGGCTGGATGGGCCTTCGAACTCCCTGTTTGAATTTGTTGCTGGGACCGGTGCGGAAGCGGGAACAGGAACGTTGCGAATCGCCTCCGGCGTGGAATTGGATTACGAGGATCAAGCGGTTCATCAATTGACGTTCCGGATCACGGACACCGTGGACAACTCCGTCCTTCCCGTCACCGCAAGCTTGCTGGTGGAAGTCCTCAACCGGAACGAAAGTCCCAGCATCACCACCGAGCGTGTGGTGGTTTCGGAAGTGCCCTATCCCAACGGTGCTCCCAGTTCGAGTGACGGGTGGGTGATTGTTGGCCGGATTGGTGTGACGGATCCCGATGGGGATGTGGTCACCACGCAATTGGTTGGCGGCACCGGATTTGGCAACTTCGATTTGGATCCCAATTCGCGTTTGCTTCGCGTTCGTCCCAACGCGGTCTTTGATGCGGATGTACCGGGCGCGCCTCCGCTGACGTTGGTGGTTCGTGCGGACGACGGCACTGCGTCGACGGATCGGACTCTCACGGTCCAGGTCAACAACGTCAACGAGCCACCCGTGTTTGACATGCCGCTCGCCAATGCGACCTTCCAAGACCGAGCGTTGGTCAGCGGCCAGTACCTGGAAATCCAGTTGCCCGACAACATGGTCAGCGATCCGGAAGGCGGCAACTTCTCGATCCGCATCTTCGGTGAGTCAGGCACCTTGCCGAGTTGGATGAAGTACGACATCGAAACGCAGACGTTGACGGGGACTCCGAGGCCACTGGACACCGGCGTCTATCATTTGACCGCTCGTGCGTTGGAGTTCGGCCCTCGGCCATTGGCAACGGACGTTCAGTTCACCTTGACCGTTGCGATGGGCACCACACCATTCCAAAATGGTCGCAATCGATATGATGTCGATTCCAACCAATCCGTCGCGCCGCTGGATGCACTGCGGATCATCAACTACCTGCAAACCAATGGTCCGGGGGCTTTGGATCCCGGCAGCATGGGATCGTTCCCAGGTTTCCTGGATGTTTCCGGTAACGGGGAAGTCACTTCGCTCGATGCGCTGCTCGTGATCAACGAGATCAATCGCATGGCCAACGAAGCTGCTCAGGCTGTCGCGGGGGCTGAACCCATCGCAGTCGAGACTTCGGTCGATGATTTCTTGCGTCGGGAAGACGCGGTGGACGAGGTGTTGGCAGCGGAACTGAATACACCGACACTGTTTTAA